In the genome of Chrysoperla carnea chromosome 5, inChrCarn1.1, whole genome shotgun sequence, the window aaaatatttccagatTTTGAGGAAAAGATTAAAAATCAAGGATATTTCCAGATTTTCCTGTGAAAAAGTATAGTTGCGCAGCAAATGAAGTTTATTGGCCATTTTGTCAGAATAAAGTTGAAGCTGCGGTACTTTTTGGAAACGTGTGTGCGATTTTAAGTTGGTACGTGGTAGAAGGAAATTTTTGCATTATCTTGGGAATAAGAGCAGAGCTAGAGGGACATGCAAGTTTTACTATGAAACAGGCACGTGAGTTTTCTTTagaggaaaataaaaatttaaggttaCGCTAACAAATGTCGGAATATCAGCCAGGCAATCGGGGGCCATAGGTTTGGGCGGAGAGCCAAACATGcaaccaaaaaaattgcaacGAACAGGTAAGTGGCGATGTTTTGTTGGAATGTTAACAGAGATGTTAAAAACAGTTTGCcaaaaaataagccaaataacCAGGGACCATAAGACTGAGtagaaagacaaaaatttttttttgcaacgaaCAGGTACCTGGCTGATGTTTTCTCAGAATGTTAACAGAGATGTTAAAAACGTAGGGCTGACTGGAtagtcaaaaatgaaaataaatgttttttgcaATGGGCAGGTACGAGGCTGATGTTTtgtcataatattaaaaacaatttcttaacACATCTCTGTTAACATTCTGACAAAACATCAGCCATGTACCTGTTCGttgcaaaaaatctttttttgtatttctagcTTTCCACTCAGACTTACGGTCGTCGGTGATAACCCTGGTGGCTGATGTTTTGGCAAACCGTTTTTAACATCAATGTTGAAATTCTGACAAAACATCAGCCACGTACCTGTTCGTTGCTTCTGCATGTTTGGCTCTCCATGCAAACTTACTTTCCCTGGTTGCCTGGCTGATATTTtggaaaactgtttttaacatatctatatatataaaacaaagtcgtgttagttacaccacttataactaaagaacggctgaaccgttttagctgaaaattggcagggaggtagtttaAAGCCAGGAGAAGGACTTATCCCGTTCGACAGCATTCccgtgggacttgataactgGGTTGGGTTTCGGTGGTGGTACCATCTATagtaaacatattgaactaacatttatttcgatggTGCGCAATCTATGGCAAACTTATTGAACTAACATTAATTTCGATGGTGGTGCCGCCTATGgtaaacatattgaactaacatttatttcgatggtggtgccatctatggtaaacatattgaactaacatttatttcgatggtggtgccatctatggtaaacatattgaactaacatttatttcgatggTGGTGCCCTCTATGATGAACTTATTGGCCAATCCTTATCCTTAAACAATGGCCAATACTTAAAAGTTTGTGGTTTAAATCTagaacattcatgtttttccaatggtcaattatacgtggtatgttcacgggtcggaagaccatctgcgttgtttgtttttgcgcctgataataaaacaaaaaatgtcgtgtatcacaaaataattaaataaagagcaacctatgtactaaaatacagaaaaaattatgaatgattaatgtatttttttattttttttttttgtaatttttacaattaaaaaaaaaaaaaaactgcttatttaGTGCCATTAAGGCGGAACAAAGTTCGCCAAATCAGCTAGGTATGTTCACGGGTCGGAAGACCATctgcgttgtttgtttttgcgcctgataataaaacaaaaaatgtcgtgtatcacaaaataattaaataaagagcaacctatgtactaaaatacagaaaaaattatgaatgattaatgtatttttttatttttttttttaatttttacaattaaaaaaaaaaaaaaaaaactgcttatttaGTGCCATTAAGGCGGAACAAAGTTCGCCAAATCAGCTAGTCTATTAATATTCTGACAAAACATCAACCATGTACCTGttcgttcaaaaaaaaatttttctattaatattctGACAAAACATCAACCATGTACCTGttcgttgaaaaaaaaaatttttgttgttgcatgTTTGGCTCTTCGCCCAGACCTTGGGTTCCCGGGCTGATTTTCCAGCATTTGTTAGAGTAatcttaaatctttattttccgcAACAGAAAACTCACGTACCTGTTCGATAGGAAAATTTGCATGTCTCTCTTAGTCtaataatgtagcattctatggatgaaagaaattttaaaaacggttACATAATCCCAGATAAATGAAAGTACAGGATTATCAATAAATGGGATCATTAAATTTGTGTGCTATTTGAAGTAGGTACGAGTTAGAAGGAAAAATTTTCTCTCTCTTGGGAATATCATAAATGTAAAAGCTATATCCCAGCCAGATGAAGGTATGGATTTATCAATGAATGGAGTATTTCCGAAAACtgggattgtatggaaaaattcattataatgtataaataaaataaaacactaaaaaaacaCCATTGGAATCATATATTTAAGCgaaactgtacatataatacatattatataccctgtatacagggtgtcttttttaagttgacatatgcttcaCAGTTGACATAAACTTGTAGAATAACTTTTaacgataaaaatgcttcaagcgatAAATGTTGGatgtgtaggcgcacatcttacgcagacattaaacgtgacctaggttttcaagctcactctactccataactggcaATCAACagatgaataaaaaagtaacattttttgttcgaaatttttttccgCAAACCATACAGTTTAgccaaaaacggactgaaaagttttacccaaaattattttttcgtataattgtttctgtgaaATCTGGgtactcttcgaaaaaaattttccaataattccaataaaagtggttcgtttttctataaagactattttagttcaaattgaatgaacaaacgcacaaaaagctagatttttgctatcaattactgtctaaactattcggtttacaaaaaaatgtttcaaataaaaaatgtttgcgtatttataaagaacaactttctaatataaagcgttcatttaatgtttgtctgttatgaatcagagtgggATTTTAAATGAACCTGAAAACTAAGATCTAATTCGATGCCGATATAAGATGTGTgtctttgaaactaatatttttgtttgaagcattttcctcaattaaatttatttatcctgTATATAGTATGAGTGTAAAGggcggcaaatattatttttgtccgGAGCGGCTAAATAGCTAGATCAAGGCCTGGTCTTacaatttatgatacaaatttaaacagcacaattcaaataaaacaattgtattAATCTGAATCGGAATTAAAATTTCCAGTATATTCTAAATCGAATGATTCCAAATCTGAATTATCTGATACATCAGTCATAACACTATCTGCCGAATTGTCTGAATCATCATTgtcttcttttaaattttgtggtgTTACTTGATAGTATCTGTTTATGGTTTGTTCCTTggatttactttttttcttaagttCTTTTTTCgacttatttttttctttcacatCTTCTAGTTTCCGTTTCTTATAATACTTGacctaacacaaaaaaaaagcattaatctAGTGTATAAAGATTTTTGATTTCTACTTTTCGATCAAAAGccgttttttggtaaaaaaacttCCCTTCGGCATATGAGAGTTAGTGCGGAGTGTGACATGTAGTTAGGAGTGTGACTATTCTcggatcaacttgaaattttcataaatatatataaatatatacataaatatatttatattccggaaatgtaaaaaatcgattctttgaaaattttaactggATATAATCCCTTAAGTTTCATTGGAATGcagaattatagaaaaaattaatataaaaatttcatattatttacctCAACATCGACATCCTTAATATTTAATGTTCCGTTCGATACAATTTGTTCTGCATCcgattttgattcaaatattaaaagtgCCCACGTAAATTTACGCTTTTTATTTGCTCTTctgatttttacttttgttgcTTTTGGTATTGCTTTTTGAACTTCCTTTTTATGAATGTCATCCGGCAATTTCATTACAATTAATCTATAACaatcagaataatttttaaaataaaaacgccTTGGATAAAAATACGAattcgtattttaaaatttatttcctaaaGACATGCTATGACGGATAACTGTCAAATACGCAACCAAAATATTAAAGGAATTGTATCGAAATTTCAAGCAACTGTATCTCTGCAAAAAACATCGAATTTAAAAGGGCAATAATGgctcgtttgaaaacttgtactttctagttttggaatctattgttcaaaaattttgatcacaCCTTGCTGCTTTGAACGGAGGGTTGAAAAatgttatccctaaattttatatgaagttttaaagcgtaccaaaatttaaaaaattattttacagctTTTACATTTTAGACCACTCGAAAGAttgtttatatttcttgaaaatgagctataaaaatttccatgcGAGCTTTTTTGCCTAAGAGATTCGATTTCTAGGCAAAATTTGCACTTTTGGGTTTAAAATCCAGTATCATTTGAAAtaatcactgaaattttttttttatcatttgaaaatataaacttcCTTTTTTAAGCCTTggcatattgtttttttttttttttttttttatttttaccactctttaaattttggtttttaaaacatgtcaaaaacagaattttccatattttaggcGTTTTTTCACGTGGCTGTTATTTTATAGCAAAAGGGGCCTTATCTAAAATCTTGAGTTGAgatatagttattgaaataaataccggGAATTCACCGATCCGGACGCCGGCCGAAGGCCATGGCATGTCCAAGGATCAAGGTGAATTCCCCACTCCACGTGTTGGTGTTGGataaaagagaatttttttatcttttaatgtTACCCATGTTAATATCATGGTGATCATTATATTACAGATGCTGTATATTAAAAGTCTTATATGGAATACGAGAGATGTATTATGTAGAATAAGAGATATATAAAAGGCTTAACTTAGAAAATAATAGTCAGTATGTCTCCGGGAAGAAACAGAGGACAACTTATATATACGTTAAGACAACGTGAGTTACGCGaagcttttaaaaaacaaaatagaataaaaaattataacgagTGGGTGAAAACTTCTCAAACTGctaaagatattataaaatcatgGTCTCGTGGTGGAGCGagttataatgattttattacgGCGGGTACTTCAAGAGCCAATAACGACGACAGAGCAGACGACAAAGAACCGGAATCCGTTAACGACGCAGAACCCGTAGAACCCGAACAACCCGAACAATCAGACTCAAACTTTTCTCCATATATGTCTCCGGGAAGAAACAGAGGACAACTTATATATACGTTAAGACAACGTAAGTTACACGaagcttttaaaaaacaaaatagaataaaaaattataacgagTGGGTGAAAACTTCTCAAACTGctaaagatattataaaatcatgGTCTCGTGGTGGAGCGagttataatgattttattacgGCGGGTACTTCAAGAGTCAATAACGACGACAGAGCAGACGACGACGAACCGGAATCCGTTAACGACGCAGAAACCGTGGAACCCAAACAACCCGAACAATCAGACTCAAACTTTTCTCCATATATGTCTCCGGGAAGAAACAGAGGACAACTTATATATACGTTTAGACAACGTGGGTTACGCGaagcttttaaaaaacaaaatagaataaaaaattataacgagTGGGTGAAAACTTCTCAAACTGctaaagatattataaaatcatgGTCTCGTGGTGGAGCGagttataatgattttattacgGCGGGTACTTCAAGAGCCAATAACGACGACAGAGCAGACGACGACGAACCGAAATCCGTTAACGACGCAGAACCCGTGGAACCCGAACAATCAGACtcaaacttttgaattttaataggATATTAATATTGAAGACTTTGAGTCCTTTGTTAACAGTATACTTAGTTCTGGTGTTACTGAAGTTACTGGTAAAAACATTTTGCAATTCATGGATAGTATGGAAGTATCGCTTGATGAACAAGCCATGGAGTTGGATAGCCACCAAGCTCGTAGTGGTGAGAAATCTGGAGGATCCAGATCGTCTAATAGGGGAATTGGCATAATACAAAGACTACCAAAAGGTATTGGAtgtaattcaacaaaattacatttttctaaaacttttttaatgtattcTTATGGATATGCTTGGCCTTATTTTACTGTGGATTCGAATTCTTATCAAGCTACAAGTTTGGCATTAATACCTGTTGATTTTTTACCttcatatttatcaaaaacagaATTTGATCATTTACCAGCTGGATCAAGAATGACTGAATCAAATGTTAAATATGGTTTAGATGCAGCTAATCCTATGGTACCTACAAGTGCAACTAAAATGGATGGTACAGTTCTATATGATAAAATGTATAAAGGTACTGCTCTAATGATTCTTGGTATACCAAGGTCAATATCTGATTATTGGGCACTAGTCAGATCAACAACAGCGGATAAAAATAATCCGAACACTGGTGGTCATCCTAGATtggataaattaataaatcggTTTATGGTTACTAATACAGCAGATACAAATTTATGTACTTatcattataaatgtaaaaatgcaattttaaaatcacaaaaaaagacTTAATTCCTTTGGCATCACCTTTTGCTATTGAAGCAAATAG includes:
- the LOC123301460 gene encoding uncharacterized protein LOC123301460; this translates as MPEFKEQKDTLFLKLPTTIEEELTIKNLHPDIEDVRIPRQKRARFCTIKFTDLEKCEKVKNDLSEKKVDGKRIIVAYGRKKIIKDEKQCIKLIVMKLPDDIHKKEVQKAIPKATKVKIRRANKKRKFTWALLIFESKSDAEQIVSNGTLNIKDVDVEVKYYKKRKLEDVKEKNKSKKELKKKSKSKEQTINRYYQVTPQNLKEDNDDSDNSADSVMTDVSDNSDLESFDLEYTGNFNSDSD
- the LOC123301459 gene encoding uncharacterized protein LOC123301459 isoform X1, whose amino-acid sequence is MSPGRNRGQLIYTLRQRELREAFKKQNRIKNYNEWVKTSQTAKDIIKSWSRGGASYNDFITAGTSRANNDDRADDKEPESVNDAEPVEPEQPEQSDSNFSPYMSPGRNRGQLIYTLRQRKLHEAFKKQNRIKNYNEWVKTSQTAKDIIKSWSRGGASYNDFITAGTSRVNNDDRADDDEPESVNDAETVEPKQPEQSDSNFSPYMSPGRNRGQLIYTFRQRGLREAFKKQNRIKNYNEWVKTSQTAKDIIKSWSRGGASYNDFITAGTSRANNDDRADDDEPKSVNDAEPVEPEQSDSNF
- the LOC123301459 gene encoding uncharacterized protein LOC123301459 isoform X2 gives rise to the protein MDSMEVSLDEQAMELDSHQARSGEKSGGSRSSNRGIGIIQRLPKGIGCNSTKLHFSKTFLMYSYGYAWPYFTVDSNSYQATSLALIPVDFLPSYLSKTEFDHLPAGSRMTESNVKYGLDAANPMVPTSATKMDGTVLYDKMYKGTALMILGIPRSISDYWALVRSTTADKNNPNTGGHPRLDKLINRFMVTNTADTNLCTYHYKCKNAILKSQKKT